DNA sequence from the Solea senegalensis isolate Sse05_10M unplaced genomic scaffold, IFAPA_SoseM_1 scf7180000017764, whole genome shotgun sequence genome:
AAGGAAGAAGAACCTCCCACTTCCCAGAATTCCACTTGGTCCTGACGCTCCGCCCCTCATCCTCAGGGGTCAGTGCACATGCCTCCACTCTGCAGGAATCTGGGAAGTTACCTGGAGACACAAACATCGAGTCAAAGGTCACATTTGCGTAGAAATTGTCTCCAGATGATCTGAGATGTTTCTCCACCTCTGAAGTGGTTGGTGTCGACCTCTATGCTGCTGATCACTCCACAATGACCTAGACCAAAAACTGCCCACTCACAGCCAGGAACCTGCAGGACCCCCTGTCCGTCCACCTGCAAGACCAGCACCAGTAGTGAGACCTGCGTGTCGGGTAcatacctgtgtgtgtcagtcacatacctgtgtgtgtcagtcacagacctgtgtgtcagttacagacgtgtgtgtcagtcacagacctgtgtgtcagtcacagacCTGTGTGTCAGTTACAGACCTGTGTCAGTTACAGGCGTGTGTGTCAGTTACAGTATTGTCGGTCACAGGCggtgtgtgtcagtcacagaggcgtgtgtgtgtcagtcacagacATGTGTGTCAGTCACAGGCGTGTGTGTCAGTCCAGACCTGTGTGTGCCAgtcacaatgtgtgtgtgtcacagtgtgtcgTCACAGACGTGTTTGTTAGTtacatgcgtgtgtgtcagtcccaacctgtgtgtgtcagtcacagatgtgtgtgtcagttacagacgatgtgtgtcagtcacagatGTCAGTCACAGATGTATTATTGCTTAgacctgtgtgtcagtgtgtcacaggcgtgtgtgtgtaagttgaTGGGTGTGTGTTAGCTACAGGCGTGTGTGTTAGTTtacggcgtgtgtgtgttgattgagtgtgtgtgttagttacaGAGGTGTGTGTTAGTTATagatgtgtgtgtcagtcacagatgtgtgtgtcagtcacagatgtgtgtgtcagttacagACCTGTGTGTCAGTTACAGACCTGTGTCAgttacagacgtgtgtgtgtcagttacagtcgtgtgtgtgttagctACAGACGCAGTGTCAGTTACAGACGGTGTGTGTTAGTTACAGAGGTGTGTTAGTTATagatgtgtgtgtcagttaagCAGACTTGTGTGTCAGTTacagacggtgtgtgtgttagttacaGACGGTGTGTGTTATTGACGCAGTGTGTGTCAGTTACAGACGGTATGTTAGTTACAGCATGTTGTGTCAgttacagatgtgtgtgtgttagttacagacgtgtgtgtgtcagttataATCATGTGTGTCAGTtacagacatgtgtgtgtgttagttacagacgtgtgtgtgttagttacagacgtgtgtgttagttacagacgtgtgtgtcagttacagacgtgtgtgtgtcagttacagACTGGATTTTGAACCTTGAGTTTTTTGGGTCTGTCCAATCGACGAGCTGTTTCCCACCCGTCAGCCATGTTAGCAGCTCGGCCCAGGCCTGTAAACATAGCAcacaggggtcaggggtcagggttCAGGGCTCAGCAGGGTCAAGTCTAAAATGTGTACATCTGTTAATCGAACCAATCATGTTGCGTGGATGACCAAAGTGGGCGTTGCTATAGCCGAGACACACTCCTCCATTGGTCAAAGCCACCAGATCGACATCCTGGTGAAGTGAGACGGACGTCCAGTCTGTCTGTCCAACACCGTACACCCTCATTCTGGAAATCCCGCCATCTGAggacacacacgtgtgtctgtgtgtgagtgtgtgtatgtgggtgtgtgtctgtgtctgtgtgtgcgtgtgtgtgtgtgtgtctgtgtttacctGGGTACATGTTGAGGCGCAGGTGTGTTACTCGTTGCTTGAAGTTGACTTTAAAGTAGTTGTGGCAACAGTCTAAGTATCCAGGTTTCAGCTCTGACACGCCCACCAGCTCTGGCCAAGCCTCCGAGTGCAGCTGTCAATCAGTCAAAGCCATGTGATCACAGTGACCAGCTGATTGCTATGGTAAGTAACGGTCGCACTGTggcctcttctctctctttgttgccatggtgatcacacaaataaataaattgggtTACCTTGGCGACAGCAACTAGCTCTGCATGGGAGGCAGCCGCGCCGGTTCGGTCTCCCTCCAGGTTGAAGGTGGGCGGTTCCTC
Encoded proteins:
- the LOC122764912 gene encoding allantoicase-like; this translates as MAERRTALAAPAAEPDFLLFNDLACETVGGRVIFATDEWFAPAANLLKRAPPQFIADEFTEFGKWMDGWETRRKRTPGHDWCIIQLGVAGRIHGVDVDTSFFTGNHPPFVSVQAGHLEEPPTFNLEGDRTGAAASHAELVAVAKLHSEAWPELVGVSELKPGYLDCCHNYFKVNFKQRVTHLRLNMYPDGGISRMRVYGVGQTDWTSVSLHQDVDLVALTNGGVCLGYSNAHFGHPRNMIGLGRAANMADGWETARRLDRPKKLKVDGQGVLQVPGCEWAVFGLGHCGVISSIEVDTNHFRGNFPDSCRVEACALTPEDEGRSVRTKWNSGKWEVLLPSQKLRPHHRHVYDTAALTLTHPITHVRLVIAPDGGVSRLRLWGRAVNHETLASTR